A window of Candidatus Methylomirabilota bacterium contains these coding sequences:
- the cadA gene encoding cadmium-translocating P-type ATPase gives MARDPICGMDVLPEEAAGTSRYQGVDYYFCAAACKEAFDKSPEQYVTEQREVQSPKSPHPPFTKGGYGGIFSTGSASATAGVRSAHTRVVEIPIRGMTCASCVARIEGTLSKLSGVEAISVNFATQQATISYDPERVTIDRIIQEVQGLGYEAAVAEVILPIRGMSCASCVAHIEQALQAVPGVVSASVNFATERATVTYLASLTGLADLRSSIEAAGYAVLDMAAAPTPDLEKSSRDTEIRLLRTRFLVGATLSIPVLVGSFPDWFAWAPAPLSNPYVLFALTTPVQFWVGWQFHRGFWMSLTHRTADMNTLVSIGTNAAYLYSAALTFFPAAIAPAGMEAMTYYDTAAILMTLIIMGRWLEAKAKGRTSEAIKKLIGLRAKTARVIRDDLTQDIPVEEVRVGDLVLVRPGEKVPVDGIIREGRSALDESMLTGESLPVEKGPGDQVIGATVNKMGSFKFEATRVGRETVLAQIVRLVEQAQGSKAPIQRLVDKIAGVFVPIVLVIAAATFVVWLLFGGEQAFLVALSNFVAVLVIACPCALGLATPTSIMVGIGKGAEHGVLIKNAESLERAYQVNVIIFDKTGTLTVGQPSVTDIVPSSDFQVPSLEPNSQLPTPNPLLWLAASAEQGSEHPLGQAIIDHAKAKGLALAEPQEFKAIPGYGIGTVVEGQEVLLGNAALMQERGIELGEMGSQALMLSGEGKTAMFVAADGRLLGLVAVADVVKPHSRSAVSALHHLGIEVVMISGDTRRTAEAIARQVGIDRVLAEVLPEHKALEVRRLQEQGKLVAMVGDGINDAPALAQADVGIAIGTGTDVAMEAADITLIGGDLRSVVTALQLSRLTMRNIQQNLFWAFAYNVVLIPVAAGVLYPLFGVLLSPVLAGAAMALSSVTVVSNALRLRRFRPMAVTASS, from the coding sequence ATGGCAAGAGATCCGATTTGTGGCATGGACGTGCTTCCCGAGGAGGCCGCAGGTACGAGCCGCTATCAAGGGGTAGACTACTATTTCTGCGCGGCGGCCTGTAAGGAGGCGTTTGACAAATCGCCGGAGCAGTATGTGACTGAACAGCGCGAGGTGCAGAGCCCGAAATCCCCCCACCCCCCCTTTACTAAAGGGGGGTACGGGGGGATTTTCAGTACGGGGTCTGCCTCCGCAACAGCGGGGGTACGAAGTGCGCACACGAGGGTGGTCGAGATCCCGATCAGAGGAATGACGTGCGCGTCATGCGTGGCCAGAATCGAAGGCACCCTATCAAAACTCAGTGGCGTTGAGGCAATCAGCGTCAACTTTGCGACGCAACAGGCGACGATCTCGTATGATCCCGAACGGGTGACTATTGATCGGATTATTCAGGAGGTTCAGGGACTCGGTTACGAGGCGGCCGTAGCAGAGGTCATCCTGCCGATCCGGGGGATGTCCTGCGCGTCATGCGTAGCGCATATTGAGCAAGCATTGCAGGCAGTTCCAGGGGTAGTCTCCGCCTCCGTCAACTTTGCCACGGAGCGGGCAACCGTGACCTACCTCGCTTCGCTTACTGGACTCGCTGATCTGCGCAGTTCGATCGAAGCGGCCGGGTATGCTGTTCTGGACATGGCCGCTGCTCCAACGCCGGATCTGGAGAAATCGTCGAGAGATACAGAGATCCGCCTGCTTCGGACCAGGTTTCTGGTCGGGGCGACCCTGAGTATCCCGGTTTTAGTTGGGAGCTTTCCGGATTGGTTTGCATGGGCCCCGGCGCCGCTGTCCAACCCTTACGTGCTCTTCGCCCTCACCACGCCGGTACAGTTCTGGGTCGGTTGGCAGTTCCATCGAGGGTTCTGGATGAGCCTGACGCATCGAACCGCCGACATGAACACCTTGGTCTCGATCGGGACGAATGCGGCCTACCTGTACAGCGCGGCGCTTACCTTCTTCCCTGCGGCCATCGCGCCAGCGGGGATGGAGGCGATGACCTACTACGACACTGCCGCCATCCTGATGACCCTGATCATCATGGGGAGGTGGCTGGAGGCCAAGGCGAAGGGTCGGACCTCCGAGGCGATCAAGAAGCTTATAGGACTTCGGGCCAAGACCGCTCGGGTGATCCGTGACGACCTTACGCAAGACATCCCGGTGGAGGAGGTCAGGGTTGGCGATCTGGTGTTGGTCAGGCCTGGGGAGAAGGTGCCGGTAGACGGGATCATCCGTGAAGGCCGGTCGGCGCTTGATGAGTCGATGCTGACCGGGGAGAGCCTGCCTGTCGAGAAGGGGCCGGGCGATCAGGTGATCGGCGCCACGGTCAATAAGATGGGTAGCTTCAAGTTCGAGGCGACCAGGGTTGGACGGGAGACCGTCCTCGCCCAGATCGTCCGATTGGTTGAGCAGGCCCAGGGATCGAAGGCGCCCATCCAGCGGCTGGTCGATAAGATCGCCGGGGTCTTTGTGCCGATCGTCCTGGTTATCGCGGCTGCAACCTTCGTCGTTTGGCTGCTGTTTGGGGGAGAGCAGGCGTTTCTCGTGGCCCTCTCGAACTTCGTGGCGGTGCTGGTAATCGCCTGCCCCTGCGCCCTGGGCCTCGCAACGCCTACATCGATTATGGTCGGAATCGGGAAGGGAGCGGAGCACGGTGTCCTGATCAAGAACGCCGAGAGCCTTGAACGAGCCTATCAGGTAAACGTGATCATCTTCGATAAAACCGGCACGCTTACCGTCGGCCAACCATCGGTTACGGACATAGTTCCGAGTTCGGACTTCCAAGTTCCGAGTTTGGAACCCAACTCCCAACTCCCAACCCCCAACCCCCTACTTTGGCTGGCTGCCTCAGCAGAACAAGGCTCCGAGCATCCGCTTGGACAGGCGATCATTGATCATGCCAAGGCGAAGGGTCTTGCCCTCGCCGAGCCGCAGGAGTTCAAGGCGATCCCGGGATATGGGATCGGGACCGTCGTGGAGGGGCAGGAGGTCCTCCTCGGGAACGCAGCCCTGATGCAGGAGCGTGGAATCGAGCTTGGCGAGATGGGTTCGCAGGCCCTGATGCTTTCTGGGGAGGGCAAGACGGCGATGTTTGTTGCCGCTGATGGTCGGCTTCTTGGCCTCGTGGCAGTGGCCGACGTCGTGAAGCCGCATTCACGGTCGGCCGTATCTGCCTTACATCACTTGGGTATCGAGGTAGTGATGATCAGCGGCGATACTCGTCGGACGGCCGAGGCGATTGCCAGACAGGTCGGGATCGATCGGGTTTTGGCCGAGGTCCTGCCGGAGCATAAGGCGCTGGAGGTTCGACGACTTCAGGAGCAGGGGAAGCTGGTGGCGATGGTGGGCGATGGAATCAATGACGCCCCCGCCCTGGCCCAGGCCGATGTGGGGATCGCCATCGGGACAGGGACCGATGTGGCGATGGAAGCGGCCGATATCACGCTGATCGGGGGCGACCTGCGAAGCGTCGTGACAGCGCTGCAGTTAAGTCGACTGACGATGCGGAACATCCAGCAGAACCTGTTTTGGGCGTTTGCCTATAATGTGGTTCTGATCCCGGTAGCCGCCGGTGTCCTGTACCCATTGTTTGGGGTACTACTGAGTCCGGTCCTAGCCGGCGCAGCCATGGCGCTTTCTTCGGTCACCGTGGTCAGCAACGCTCTCCGATTGCGACGATTCCGGCCTATGGCCGTGACAGCGTCCTCGTAG
- a CDS encoding YHS domain-containing protein gives MAKDPVCKMMVDEKQAAATAVYQGVTYYFCAVGCKRAFEQSPEKYISK, from the coding sequence ATGGCCAAAGATCCCGTATGCAAAATGATGGTGGATGAGAAGCAGGCGGCGGCCACAGCCGTCTATCAAGGAGTGACATACTACTTCTGCGCCGTGGGCTGCAAGCGGGCCTTCGAGCAGTCGCCGGAGAAATACATTTCGAAATAG
- a CDS encoding DUF192 domain-containing protein codes for MARTRAVLGFLLLLPLTLCVLRVSDVLALQRGDVVIDGRVTIAVEVARTAREQARGLGGRSSLPKGGGMLFPFDAAERRTFWMKGMLIPLDMLWIRESKIVAIDANVPPPRSHETPVIVSRVADLVLEVPAGFAQEMGISVGQTVRVKYEGSSR; via the coding sequence GTGGCTCGAACTCGTGCGGTGTTAGGATTCTTGCTGCTCCTCCCCCTGACGCTCTGCGTGCTTCGGGTCTCTGATGTCTTGGCCCTGCAAAGGGGCGATGTGGTCATCGACGGCCGGGTGACGATTGCCGTTGAGGTGGCGCGAACCGCGCGGGAACAGGCCAGGGGGCTCGGGGGTCGATCATCGCTTCCAAAAGGTGGAGGCATGCTCTTTCCCTTTGACGCGGCAGAACGCCGGACATTCTGGATGAAGGGGATGCTGATCCCGCTCGATATGCTCTGGATCCGGGAGAGCAAGATCGTGGCCATTGATGCCAATGTTCCTCCGCCCCGCTCACATGAGACGCCTGTCATTGTCAGTCGTGTGGCCGATCTTGTCTTGGAGGTTCCTGCAGGCTTCGCCCAAGAGATGGGTATCAGTGTCGGTCAGACAGTTCGTGTCAAATATGAAGGATCGAGTCGTTAG
- a CDS encoding insulinase family protein — MVQNLADAQVTARVAESTLENGLKVLLLEEHKAPVVTVHIWYRVGARNEQPGITGLSHLLEHMMFKGTSMVGPGQFSRIIKKNGGRDNAFTSEDYTGYFETFASDRVELALKLEADRMRGLLLDPKEVESEKKVVMEERRLRTDDDPVSALREAMEAVAFESHPYRQPVIGWMTDIEGLRRGDLVRYYNMYYVPNNAVLIVVGDFKGEELLPKIRHYFGSIPRAADPPAVRAVEPEQRGERRVLLKKEAELPFVFMGYHVPNLKQPDNFALEVLAYILSGGKSGRIYKSLVYEKQLALFAGGGYERESIDPNLFPLYASVMPGKTAEEVEQALTAEIERVKNELISDRELQKAKNQIEAGFLFGQDSVFNLARQLAEYEIVADWRTWEAYLPGIRAVTAADLQRVAKTYLTPDNRTVAVLIPEKMKK; from the coding sequence ATGGTCCAGAACCTTGCGGACGCGCAGGTCACGGCCAGAGTGGCGGAGTCGACGCTTGAGAACGGATTGAAAGTCCTGCTGCTTGAAGAACACAAGGCGCCTGTGGTAACCGTCCACATCTGGTATCGGGTTGGCGCGCGCAACGAGCAACCGGGAATTACCGGTCTGTCCCATCTGTTGGAGCATATGATGTTTAAGGGGACCTCGATGGTGGGGCCTGGACAGTTTTCCAGAATCATCAAAAAGAATGGCGGCCGCGACAACGCCTTCACCAGCGAGGATTACACCGGCTATTTCGAGACGTTCGCCTCGGATCGGGTCGAACTGGCCCTGAAGCTCGAGGCTGATCGGATGCGGGGCCTGCTGCTCGATCCGAAAGAGGTGGAATCGGAGAAGAAAGTGGTCATGGAGGAGCGTCGTCTGCGGACAGACGACGATCCCGTGTCTGCCTTGAGGGAGGCGATGGAGGCCGTGGCTTTTGAATCGCACCCGTACCGGCAGCCTGTCATTGGCTGGATGACCGACATCGAGGGGCTGAGGCGGGGGGATCTGGTACGCTACTACAACATGTACTACGTGCCGAATAACGCCGTGCTGATCGTGGTCGGTGATTTCAAGGGTGAAGAGCTGCTTCCAAAGATTCGACATTACTTCGGTTCGATTCCGCGTGCCGCTGACCCACCCGCCGTCCGCGCCGTAGAGCCGGAGCAACGGGGGGAGCGGCGAGTTCTCCTGAAGAAGGAAGCGGAACTGCCGTTTGTATTTATGGGGTACCATGTCCCGAATCTGAAACAACCCGATAACTTTGCGCTTGAGGTGCTGGCTTATATCCTGTCTGGCGGCAAAAGCGGCAGAATTTACAAGAGCCTGGTCTACGAGAAACAGCTTGCCCTATTCGCCGGCGGGGGGTACGAACGGGAGAGCATTGACCCGAACCTCTTTCCCCTTTACGCCAGTGTGATGCCAGGCAAAACGGCTGAAGAGGTTGAACAGGCTCTGACGGCAGAGATCGAGCGGGTGAAGAACGAACTTATCTCGGACCGGGAACTGCAGAAGGCGAAGAATCAGATTGAAGCCGGCTTTCTGTTCGGACAGGATTCGGTGTTCAATCTGGCCAGGCAACTGGCTGAGTATGAGATTGTGGCTGACTGGCGCACCTGGGAGGCTTACCTCCCCGGTATCCGTGCCGTTACAGCAGCGGATCTGCAACGGGTCGCAAAAACCTACCTGACGCCGGATAACCGGACCGTTGCGGTGCTGATCCCGGAGAAAATGAAGAAGTAG
- a CDS encoding insulinase family protein — MRRYGWTLSFSLSLLLLLPVVVAAAPLAERQILENGLTLLVRSSRALPIVTIKVTVQAGSLWEPAERAGLADLTALLLTRGTTTRTAAQIDESVDFIGASLSSSAGRDFSEVDLTLLKKDIPKGLELLADVLLHPIFEQGEIARKVRELKAALRKRQEDPGEVAEEVFNQLVFGTHPYGRPLEGNETSLTAITRNEIVGFYRDHYTPERTFITIVGDVDQREIVSRIRTVLGSWPKGKGSVKRAMEPAPLQEKIVVKKVDRRVTQANIILGHQGIRRDNPDFYALTVMNYILGGGGFSSRLVERIRERNGWAYDVSSQFSPGLEPGSFQVVLQTKNETAGPAIQEVVRELRRIREQGVTDQELVDAKAYLTGSFPLRLDTNAKLAGLISAVEYYKLGLDYADRYQTLIENVRKDDILRVARIYLRPEGYVLVVVADQVKAAFSESDKR; from the coding sequence ATGCGACGATATGGATGGACTTTATCGTTCAGCCTCAGCCTGCTCCTGCTGCTGCCGGTAGTCGTAGCTGCGGCCCCGTTGGCCGAACGGCAGATACTGGAGAACGGGCTCACGCTGCTGGTCAGGAGCAGTCGGGCGTTACCGATTGTAACTATCAAGGTGACAGTGCAGGCGGGCTCCCTTTGGGAGCCGGCGGAACGTGCGGGGCTGGCCGATCTGACGGCCCTGCTGCTGACAAGGGGTACGACGACTCGGACGGCTGCTCAGATCGATGAGTCGGTGGATTTTATCGGCGCCTCCCTCTCGTCATCCGCTGGTCGGGACTTTAGTGAAGTGGATCTGACTCTGCTGAAGAAGGACATACCAAAAGGGCTGGAGTTGCTGGCGGATGTCCTGCTGCACCCGATCTTTGAGCAAGGGGAGATCGCCAGGAAGGTACGAGAACTGAAGGCGGCGCTACGGAAGCGGCAGGAGGACCCCGGTGAGGTCGCGGAAGAGGTATTCAACCAACTGGTCTTTGGAACTCATCCGTACGGCCGTCCGCTGGAGGGAAACGAGACCTCCCTCACTGCGATCACCAGGAACGAGATTGTGGGGTTCTATCGCGATCACTACACCCCGGAACGAACCTTTATCACGATTGTGGGCGACGTCGATCAACGCGAGATCGTCAGCCGGATCCGCACAGTACTCGGATCGTGGCCGAAGGGCAAGGGCAGCGTGAAGCGAGCGATGGAGCCTGCGCCGCTTCAGGAGAAGATCGTTGTTAAAAAGGTAGATCGGCGTGTGACGCAAGCGAATATCATCCTTGGGCATCAAGGCATCCGGCGAGATAACCCGGATTTCTACGCGTTGACGGTCATGAACTACATCCTGGGCGGGGGCGGATTTTCCTCTCGTCTGGTGGAGCGCATACGCGAGCGGAACGGTTGGGCCTATGATGTCAGCTCCCAATTCTCTCCCGGCCTGGAGCCGGGATCGTTCCAGGTGGTGCTGCAGACGAAGAATGAGACCGCCGGCCCGGCGATACAGGAGGTGGTGCGGGAGCTCCGGCGGATTCGGGAACAAGGGGTGACCGATCAGGAACTGGTCGATGCGAAGGCCTACCTCACCGGAAGCTTTCCCCTTCGGCTCGATACCAATGCCAAGCTCGCCGGATTGATTTCGGCGGTGGAGTATTATAAACTAGGGTTGGATTATGCGGACCGCTACCAGACGCTGATCGAGAACGTCAGGAAAGACGACATCCTGCGGGTTGCGCGTATCTATCTCAGGCCGGAGGGTTACGTTCTGGTCGTTGTAGCCGACCAGGTGAAGGCAGCGTTCTCGGAGTCGGATAAGCGCTAA
- a CDS encoding trypsin-like peptidase domain-containing protein, with protein MPAHFSIRVRLAVLAALLAAGCLTVRTDAQAQKTRAEGLGLSPEEQIVISVYKHASPGVVHITSTALAYDVFFNPVPQKGAGSGLVVDDRGYILTNNHVVEEADSLEVTLPDKSKVPAKLIGRDPSNDLAVIKISVSKEKLFPLKMGNSDALQVGQMAIAIGNPFGLDRTVTRGVVSSMGRTLRSESGRQIRGIIQTDAPINPGNSGGPLLNSRGEVIGINSAIYTPSGGSVGIGFAIPVNTAKRLLPQLIAKGRVSHPWLGIAGLDITPEVAGALKLPVREGIVVMQVSPKGPVDRAGIRGSTRKARVGNTLVGVGGDIIVAVDGRKVASIDDLTAFLDGERKVGDQVKMELLRNGRPLTVTVRLGELPEA; from the coding sequence TTGCCTGCTCACTTTTCCATTCGGGTTCGGCTCGCAGTGTTGGCTGCGCTCCTGGCCGCTGGGTGTCTCACGGTCCGGACCGACGCCCAGGCACAAAAAACTCGAGCAGAAGGCCTTGGTCTCAGCCCTGAGGAACAGATCGTCATATCAGTCTATAAACATGCCAGCCCAGGTGTTGTACATATCACCAGCACCGCCCTGGCGTACGATGTGTTCTTCAATCCGGTACCCCAGAAAGGGGCGGGATCGGGTTTGGTGGTGGACGACCGGGGGTATATCTTAACCAATAACCATGTGGTGGAAGAGGCCGACAGTCTGGAGGTCACGCTGCCTGACAAAAGCAAGGTGCCGGCAAAGTTGATCGGCCGCGATCCCAGCAACGATCTGGCAGTGATAAAGATCTCTGTTTCAAAGGAGAAACTGTTCCCTTTGAAGATGGGCAACAGCGATGCCTTGCAGGTGGGGCAGATGGCCATTGCCATCGGTAATCCGTTCGGTTTGGATCGAACGGTCACGCGCGGCGTCGTCAGCTCGATGGGTCGAACGCTCCGCTCCGAGAGCGGACGCCAGATTCGAGGCATCATCCAGACCGATGCACCGATCAATCCCGGCAATTCAGGCGGCCCGCTGCTGAACTCCCGGGGCGAGGTGATCGGAATCAACAGCGCTATCTACACACCGAGCGGCGGGTCGGTCGGGATCGGTTTTGCCATCCCGGTGAACACGGCGAAGCGATTGCTTCCCCAGTTAATCGCCAAGGGGCGGGTCAGTCATCCCTGGCTGGGTATCGCCGGACTGGACATTACACCGGAGGTAGCCGGTGCCCTGAAGCTTCCGGTTCGCGAAGGGATCGTGGTGATGCAAGTCTCTCCCAAAGGCCCGGTGGACCGCGCAGGTATCAGAGGAAGTACGAGAAAGGCGCGGGTCGGCAACACGCTGGTCGGCGTAGGAGGGGACATCATCGTTGCGGTCGATGGCCGAAAGGTGGCATCGATAGACGATCTGACGGCCTTTCTGGATGGAGAGCGGAAGGTTGGAGATCAAGTCAAGATGGAACTTCTCAGGAATGGTCGGCCACTTACCGTCACGGTTCGACTGGGAGAGCTGCCTGAGGCATGA